A stretch of DNA from Paenibacillus sp. FSL W8-0186:
GGGTGGTGTGGGAGAGAGGTATAGCGAGGAAAGATGATAGGGATTAGGGACACGAATTTCGCAAAATGAAAGGGAATATGAAATTCATGAATGTACTTGATAATAGCGTGTTGGTGAAGGGCCGAAAAATTGCCTAATATCTATTTTTATGGAGGTTCATAGATGTTTATATCTAAAGAACAAAGAGAAAAAATTAAATTACTAAATAGTTTGTTAGGGATGAACCATCGAAGTAAACCATTTGATTTTAATAATACTGAAGATCTAATTGAAGCAGTAGAGTTAGTAACCGCTGAATTTGTAGATATGGTTCAATATTGGGGGAAAATTAGTGATTTGAACTCAAGCTTTGATGAAAGCATTGAACATTTTTATCCAGCGAATTGGTTTGGTATCTCTCAAAGTGGTACAACAAACGATGAAGATATTGATAATGCAATATTAGCTATAAATAAGGCAGAAGATGCTTTAAGAGTTTTACTTGATAGGGCTGAAATTAAGTGCAATGAAATCTGGAAGTATTTATTTACTTCCAAACAAAATGAAGTGATACGTCATTTTATTGAAGAGGAAACGTTAAATTTAATTGACATTCAACTGTTGTATAAGATATTGGACAATGAAATAGTCGAAATAGTGATTGAAATGGATTATGACGGAAACATCCAAAATTCAACACGTAACTTTGCTAAAGCACTAGTAGGTAGATTTAAATAATTTGATGTATTTATATGGATTAGACAATTTCACCTAATATTATATTCACTCATCAGAGCTTAACGGCTCACTGTCCGTGAGAAGCAGAGAAGCAGCTTCAGCGGACGTATCCGCATCGATCGTGGCCCTCCCGTTGGTCACTTAAGTCGGTGGGATGTTGTTAATATAAGGATTCTATGTAAATTGTCCAAAAGAATTAATGAGGTATATATAATGGATGAAAAAAATATTATTAATGAATTAATAGAGCAAGTACCTGATGATATTAAAGAGAAAAGTTTGGCTGGTGCTGTTTCTGTACTAGGAATTTTATTAAAAGAACCATTAATTGAGGTTGGGCATTTATTACAAGATAAGATTAAAGCAAAAAGATACTCTAATATGATTGATATTATTGCTAGAGCAAAAGATAAGTTGGGCAAGAAAGGCGTTTCACTAAATGAACCTAGTCTAAAAGTTATTTTACCATTACTTGAGAATAGTTCATTAGAAGATGATGAGGGTTTGAAGGATAAATGGTCATCACTGCTTAGGAATGTTCTTGATGAAAGTAAAGCTAATGATCCTCATTTATCATTTGTGAATATATTAAATGAACTTACTCCAAAAGAAGCACAAATTCTTGATTACTTGTATAAAAACTATGGAGAAAATAGCTTCGATGTGTTTGAATCAGGCTATCTTATTGAATCTGAGTTTGGTATTGATTTTGAGAACTTCAAAGTTTATCTGGATAATTTTATCAGACTTGCAATCGTAGAAAACATCCTTGATAGAGAACTTCGCGATTTCTTGAGAAATAATAAAATATATGTAGAAGAAACTAGAGAAGAGTACTTTAGAACGTTTGATGTAGTTAGTAAGGAATTTAATATTAATGGAACTAATCTCAACTTTACATACTTGGGTAAAGCGTTATTGGAAGCATGTGCTTTGTAGTGGAGAACTTCACATAGCACGGTATCTTGCTGTAGGGGTCCAGCTCTCCTCCTTACCATTATTGAAGAAAAAAACAGACTTTTTGAAGGGTATTTCGAAAAGGGCATTAATATCATCTAACACTGTATTCACGCATCGGGGCTATCGCCCCTCGTTATCAGATGTTTAATCATGAAGAAACTCAGATAACAAACGCCTCAGTCTAAGAAAAGAGCTATCTAAGACTGGGGCATTTCGTGAATACAAGAATGTTATATGAAATATCCAAAACATTCTGTAGAGGAGTTTGGGAATGATTAATCAATTCTCAAAAAGCCAAAAACTTCAAAGTATATTAAGCATAATAGAAGCAGAACCCACATTTTACTCTGACGAAGAAATAATTCAGTGTGTAGATAAATTCCTGCCAAGCTACAACTGTCAAGGAGCTGCTACAGGATATTTCTCTATTATTTCACATCTCTGTTACTACAGGCCCGATCTTGAAATCCCATTAATGAAGATTGCATTGAAACCATTATATTATCTTGGAATTGAAGATCCAGGCATTGCTATTAAATGGGTTCAAGCCTATGTAAGTGAGATGAACAACAATGATTATTATACATCTAAACAAGGAAGGACATGGATTACAAGTCACTTGAAAAATAAAATTGGAATCATTCCAAGGATTTTTAAAGAAATAGAACTTGAAGATAATGTTGAATAGAGTAGCTGAAATAGCGTAGTAAACGAGAAAAGATAAAACAGAGAGGGTATCAAAAAAAGTCGCAAGTGGAATAGAAGAGGGGAAGGCCGCATTTTGAGTGTTTAATTCGAAGAGTCCGGATACATCAAATAACATTATACTCAAGCACCTGGCATTCGGCTCTCCTCCGGCAGAAGGACGTTGGAAGGCATCGAGTAGCCGGACACCCCCGACTCCGTCGGACGTCGCGAACACCGGAAATGTTAGACGAAATTCCTGAAGGCAAAGCTCAAAGACATCTAATTTATTTAGTTAAGGGTGGTTTAATGAATTTTCATATTCGATCTCCACTCGTGGAGACAACACAACTATATAGATATATGACTTTTAACCAGTTTGTTTCTTTAGTTGAACAAAGGAAATTCTACCTGACTAGAATTCAAAATTGGGAGGACACTTGGGAATTACCGAGCTTTTCGATTCCTACCAAGATAGAAACTGGAGAAATCACATACGATAGCAAAATGGGTGAAAAATATTTGTATGGTTCTTGCTGGACTAGATTAGGTGAATCTGATGCGATGTGGAGAATATATGCCCCACAAAGAGATGGCATTATGATTAAAACCACAGTAAAAAAATTTGAAACCTTAGAACAGCTTTCAAATGGATATATATCTACTGTTTACTACTATAATGACCTTTTAGATGGATTAGGAAAGACATTGTCAGATCGCGATTTCAGGCGCCCATATAGTTTGGGATTGATAAAAAGAGAAGCATTTTCTCATGAAAATGAGGTGAGATTTCTATACTATGATAACCCTATTGCTAAACTTGCAGAAAAACTAGAAAATGATCCCACATTAGATTTGTCTCAACCAGATGAATATCCTGACTATGTATATTCCTCATTTAATCCAATCGATTTTATTGAGGGAATTACCATTGACCCAAGAGCTGAAGAGTGGCTTGTAAATACGATAATGATGTATTCTAAAAGAGCAGGTTTCAAAATTAACCCGCAAAAATCCAAGTTATATTCGAAAGATGTATATGGAGAGACAGGGTATCATTTTGTTAGAAGGACTTTATAAGATTGTATACATATACTTGTAAGCACCTCTATGTAATTTCTTCTAACACTGTATTCACGCTGCATTGCTATCGCCTTGTGGCTGTCGGATGTATAATCGTGGAAGAAGCCCAGACAACAAACGACCCAGCCTAAGATAAAAGCTATCTAAGGCTGGGTCGTTGCGTGAGCACCTGAACGTTAGCTGAAATTAACATAAGGGAAATAATATAGAATAAAATCCCTTAAAAAAATATTAAGTAAGGAGAGACAATATATGAATATAACAGGATCTTACAAGGAATATTATAATGACGCACTTAAGCAGGTTTTAGTAGATCTTGAAGATGAAAAGAATCATGAGAATGTACAGAAATTAATAGAAGAATTTTTAACAAAAGCTACACCAATTATCACTGAGTCCCTTAAGAAATCACAAGGGGAAATGTTAGAGGATCATAGGTTACTTCGAAGTGAATTTGAAGCTAGATTAAACCGAAGGTGGTCTAAGCCACTTGCACTATTAGAGTCACTAATTATTATCTCACTTGAAAGTGGTGAGGCTTTTTACCATGAATGTAATTCTATTGCAACGACCGAATCTAATTTAGTATTTGAAGTCCTTATTAAAATTCATGCAAGAGCCTGTCAAATATCATGTGAAATATTGGCTCTATTACGAAGTGGTTTTGCTGATGGAGCTTTGTCCAGATGGCGGACATTACATGAACTATCAGTTCTTTCATTCTTCATTTGCCAGCATGGGGATGAGATTGCTCTAATGTATTTAGAATATGAATATATTGAAAGATACTATGAAATGAAAGAATATGTAAAATATGCGTCTAGGCTTGGCCATGATGAGCTTAATCAAGAAGATATCGATAATTTAGTAGAAATAAGAGAAGAACTTATAAATAAATATGGTAGTGATTTTGAAAAATCCTACGGATGGACAATGAAAGTATTAGATAAAAAGAATAGAAACTTCAAGGGTGTAGAAGAAAGTATTAACTTAGATTACTTAAGGCCATATTATAAATTAGCATGTAATTACATACATCTTGGACCCAAAGCTAGTTCACATTCATTAAGTATAATCGAAGGTAGAAACGTATTGTTAACAGGTTCATCGAACTATGGCTTAGCAGATCCTGGACAGAATACTTGCCTTTCATTAACGCAGATTACGACATGTTTATTAACATTATATCCTTCGTATGAACGATTATTAACTTGTAGAGTTATGGATGCATATCTCGAAGAAGCAAGTGAGTTATTTGTTGAGGTACAAAAACAAATTGAAAAAGAGGAGGAATCGGATATTGAAGAAAATGTATATGAATAGATTAATATATATTCTATTGTAAGTATTTAAATTTTGTAATTCAAGAAGTTGTAGACATCAGCCAATATGGTATTCACGATACAGGGCTATTACCGTTAACAGATGTATATTCATGAGCTCTGTCGACAACATTCAGGCAGAAAACTCAGTGAGCCTAACCGCGTCGTGGCCGGCCCCAGAGCCTTAAGATTTTCGAGTTCGTAAAAATAAAGACTGAGAATTCAGAATCCTAAAACCGATGCTAAGAGCTGACGCTCTTAGTTCAGAGGAAAATTCTGAGATGCAACAAATCAATTTCATTAAGATTAATATATTTATGAAAAATCGACGTCATGTATTCATAATCGTTATTAGAAATACTTCATTAGAAATACTTCAAATGATTAAAAAACAATAGAAGGGGTGGGTGGTCCATTATGTCAGCCGATTTGATAAGATTGTTAAATTCAATAGGAAAAAGTGTATTTGTAGAGTACTACGAAGTGTTTTCAAATAAAAGTATGAGTAATGAAGAAAAGATATTGAAATTGCCGAAGGAGCGTAAGATTACAGGCTCTCGTACTATGATCACCTGTGCAAATAGAATATTTGAATATGGATTAGAAAAAGAAGCACTAAAAATTATAGTCAATTCACGTATTGAACAAGAATCGATTGATAAGGCAAGATACCTATTAAGAGAGTTATCTTAAAAAAGCATATTCGAGAGGCGGAGGAACTCCGTCTGTCGGTCTAGTTTGTTTCTTTGCGATAAATATGATAGTGGTGAGCTGACTGGAGCCACAGAGGATGAAGATTGGATTATTAATGCACAAGAGATTCTGATTAAATTTGAAACTACAAGTACGACAATAACTTGTACAGAGGCTTAGTCCGTCGGATCCGGTGGCTTGCGCTCCCTTAAGCCTCTCGGGTTCTAGATACAACAATTGAAATCCCCAAAGCATAAAGGAGAGATTCGAGTGTCGTTGGTACATGATAATGAAGTACTATCCTATGAAGTAGACTTGAGAAGAGAGAAGATCATACTTCATACATTGTATGATAGTAGAGGATTGATTGAGTATACAGATGTTAACTTTGATGGTGTCCTATGTCATATGTTTGAACATCAACTACAAGGCAGTATCATACTTGATATTAATGACTATGAACTGGAACTCTTCTTTAAAAACAAAGAAAACATAAAACTACTTGATAAAAACAAGGATTACGGGTGGCCATTGATTTATGATAACATTGATCAATTCAAAGAAAAGTTGAGACAAGCTGAGTACAAATACATAGTAATTATGTCTGCTTACGGATTAAATGGATGGGTACTGGCCAAGGATTATAAAATACAAGTGAAGCAAAAAGAAGAAGTAAAAGATTAATGGGGGGAATTTGGTGGAGCCTCAAGGGAGGCATAGACATTAAATAACATTGTTTTCACGCATCGGGTCTCTCACGAGTTCCTCGGTTTTAAAAGGGATTTTCGAGGAAGTGTGGTTAGGCAACAACCTTTTATTATCTAACCGTATAGCGGCAGGCCCTTTGAGCCTTAAAGTAGTACAAGAACGTTACAGGAAATTTACTCTAAAAGAAAAATATGAACAAAAAGTACCTTTTTTTTCATAGTCGGATAAGCATTGTAAGTGATGGCATAGTTATGAAGAATGAAGAGTGTAACAACATGTCATTACAAAAGAACGGAGGAGTTACGGTGAAAATGCAGCTTCAAGAAAGTTTACATGTCGAGCTGAAAAATGCAATTTGTTGTCATTATAACGAACTTATAACTAGGTGCGGCAATGACACAATATATGGGTATTCCATATTTACAGACGATTGTGTCAGTGGCATTGGACCTGTGGTAATAAAGCAAGACTGATTAAAGCTAATAAATCAGACCCTTTATACAATTACTATAGATACGGCGCTGTTGAGTGGAGCGAATGGGACGATTTCGGAATGTTTAATAAAGTGAACAAAATTATTAAGAAATATCATGAAACCGTCGAAGATGACTTTAACATGCGGGTAAAAACACTGTTAAAAGAATCGTTAAATGTGTAATCAAACTTGAATCTGAGGGATTGTTTGGAGACAGAAATGATAATCGATTTATTGTCATTTGGTAAGTGATTCATCGAACGAAATCATGATTGAATCAGTTCGAGAGCTTAATACATTAAAGGTATACGAAGAATATGCTTCAGAATTTGCTTAAGGATGAATATAAGTAATTTGAGGAAGAGCGTACTTCCTGTAATGCAATACAAAGCCTGGGGTTAGCTCTTGGTTTGCAAATAGAGTTTAGAGATGCGAGTCTATAAGCGTTACATGAAATATCGGTAATAATCAATCAATCTTAGGAAGAGACGGAAGTATAACTATGGAGGCATATACTGAAATATCTTTTTATTTACCATTTTTTGATTTAATAGATGATACAGATGAGGCATCTAGTATTGAAAAGTTATTTAGACAATTTAATATCAATCTTGATTTAACGGAATTATATAATAAATATAAATCATATGGCGAAGGGGCTGATAGTGTAGGTAAGGGGGATGTTCTTGTATTTTTTAAGAGAGACGATAAGGAAAGTTTTATATTAATAGATTTGTTTCATGATTTTACTGATCAGTACAATATGGTGAAATTAGGAGTACGCAGTTCTATTAAAAGTTTTGAGGAAATAAAGGACGCAATATATAGTATTTACTCAAGAGCAGAAATTAAAAGTAAAATAAACGAGAGTAGTAATTTATTGAAACAGGAAATATTTGATTATCCCAAAGAGATTCGTTATGGAGATCAAACGTACATAAAAAACATCCTTTACAACACTATCTAAAATATTCACCCCCATCAGTAATAAAAATACAGGAAAAAATAGAGCCTAAAGGCTCTTAAGTCTTTGACATATGTAATTCATTAAAAAGATATAGTGCATCTTTAAATCCTTGTAGATATATTTTACTATCTAGAATTGTTCGTATTGAAAATTGAGCGTCTTCATAAAGGAATAGGGTATGCTGGAGGTTGTCAGGGAGAGACGCTTGAAGGGTCTGTAAGTATTGCTTAGATTCATTTGATATTTCTTTGAAATAAGAATTATGTTTTGTAAGTTCACTGTATAATGATTCCAATCGCTTACGAATAAGCGGGTCAATTAATATCTCTAAAGAATCTCCCAATATAACACCTCCTAAATTCCATTTATACTTACGAATTAAAGTTTAACTTATTAAATATTATTTTAACATATTGAATTTATGTGTCAAGAGAACATAAATATATTTTTGATTAGGCGAAGATTGTTTAATATAATTGAAGAAAACTTCAACTAATCTGAGAGGGAACTGGCAATGATAAGTTATAAACCATTACAAAAATTGCTGATAGATCGGGATATAAAGAAACAGGAGTTATTAAAAATGACAGGGATCTCATCAGCAACGATGGCTAAATTGAATACAAACGAATATGTTTCTCTAGAAGTCATTGATAAAATTTGTGCAGCGTTGGAATGTCAGCCTGGTGATTTATTGGAGCATATTCCTGAACATAAATGAAGAATGGAATAGAGCGTGGAATGATTTTGCAATAAGAGTTGTTAAAAAATATTCATACAAACACGCCCCGGCCTAAGATAAGAGCATCTAAGGATGGGGCGTGTCGTAGATTCTAGGAAGGTTATTTTAAGATCTTGATAATCCCAAACTAAGAATGGATCGAACAACTACCAGCAGCTTATCAACCACGACGCCGTCGTGCCCGAGAGATCCATCCCGCTGGAGAAGCTGAACGTCATCCTTGCATTTGAGGAACTTGAAAAGTGCTTGATCATCGTCGATCTTTGTTGGATGTGCTTTTTCTATCCGCATATGGTCGAGATTATCGTATCCACCAACGAGTTTTATATATTTTCATAGCGTTAAACATAAGGTTATATTTAGATGTCACTTTGATTAAGGCATAGTATTCTGCGTTGTTAAATTCGTAGTACTCAGTGAACTCTTGCATTGTGTTACGCTTAATTGTAGTAAATTGAGTCGGATTTTGCTATGTTATAGACTACTAAACTTATAAAGGAGTCCATATGAGTAGAACACTTGATGAATTACAAAAAGAAATCATTTTTGAAACAAGAAAAGGGTTCCCAATTTTGCTGTCTGGCGTAATTGTCTTTTTGATTTTCACCTTTATGCCTTTAGTTTTTCCAATAGAAGCTGTGCGTTTAATTTGGATATTTGGCTTAGGTGCCATTTTTCCTTTTGGAATTCTAATTAGTAAAATTCTTGGTGTTAATTTACTTGCTACCGGTAACCCTGTAGGTACTCTAGGAGGAATAGTTGCAGCTCCGCAAGCTTTTTACATACCTGTATTTATAATTGTGTATATGAACATACCTGAATACCTTCCCTTCACCATCGGTTTACTTGCAGGCTCTCATTTTCTTCCTTACATGTGGATTTATAAAAGCAAAGCTTATTTATTTGTTACTTTAGGTACCTGTTTTTCTTCCCTAATCTTAGGTGGATTCCTTGTCGATCAAGCATTCACTCTTGTACCTTTAGCAATAGCTATTGTGTATGGTATTGGTACTTTTTTAATTATTAGAGAACTTAAAGCTAGTCCTGTTTAATCACCTTTTATTAGGTGGTTTTTTATTTAAAAGAAGAGATTTCTACATATATATAGTTTTGGCCTTATATGCCTTTGCTCTTGCGCCCTCGATCGGTCCGAATCCGTCTCAACCGTTTTTCCGCCTCTTCTGCCGATTTTGCGTCTATAGCCGCCTGGTCCTTACAAACCGTTGTTCTGATTCCGTTATAAATATGGAGGATTGCTACAAACGTGTATTCCTTCACTTCTCCTTCCTTATCCGGGTATCCAAAGAGATTCGTTATGGAGATCAAACGTACATACAAAACATCCTTTACAACACTATCTAGAATTTTACGTGTTCTGCCCGAAGTGGATATCAGAGAAATAGATCAGGCATTAGATGAAATTGATAAACTATTGTTCAGTTTACCACTTAATAATAAAGGATATAGAGTTTCTATTACATTCGGAAAGTATAGACCAGAGTATGAGAGAAGGATATCATCATTAACAATATTTTTGATCAGAGTAAAGAGCCTACGAAATGTCATGTTAATTATGAAAACTATTCATTATGTGACAAGTATAATAAGGAGTAATTTAGTATGCATATCTACGAAGGCGCTGACATCCTATAACACCGTATTCATGCTGCGGAATGAACAATCAGAAAATTGGACATTTATCTTCACAACCTGGTGCATTGTTAGTGGGGCCGCAATTGACGCGGCTGCTCAAATAATTACAGAGCAGCCGCGTCAATTGGTGATGTTCGGAAAGCTGCTAAATCCGCTTTCCGGCCAAAGATCCCCCAATTTTCTTCGGGGACTTCGTGAATGATGATATAGACGGGGATGAGATCAGAAGTGCCGAGTTGCCGTCCGAAAATTGTGCTAGCTCCTTCGACCAGCCTCATTTTGGCGTCGCTGTCTAAACCGCCCTCAATGACAAAGATCTGCACGCTGACAACATTCGTTGTCGCTTCTTCTTCTCCCATAAAAACGGTATCCTGATCGTAAAGATTAAAATAGGTCCAAACCGTACTTTTGACGAAGGGTGATTTTGGCAAGGATTCGCATTCAAGCGCAAAATCTGTAAGTTCTCCGACAATTGATTGCCGTGCCTTCAAATCGAACGCAGCTTCAGGTGCGTGAACAATAATCATTGGCATTGTAATATCCTTTCCTTAGACATATTATGAGGCCGCCGCGTCTCTACTCAGCGGCTTCCGCCAAATAGAAGGAAGGTGCTTTGCGGCCATTACTAGCGATCAGATGTTTTGGCCACCCGAGACCTCGATTCTCTGCGCATTAACCCAGCGATTGTCGGAACCGAGTAAGCTGGCGACTGCGGGACCAATGTCGTCGGGTACGCCGACACGACCAAGGGCAACCATCGCGGCAAATGTGTCATTGTAAGCAGGCGTGTCGCGTACAGCACCGCCTAGAAAATCGGTTTCGATTGCACCAGGTGCAATGGTATTAGCGGTGATACCGCGATGACCGAGTTCTTTGGCCATATAGATGGTTAGAATCTCGACCGCTCCCTTCGCCGCAGAGTAGGCGGAGAATCCGGGATAAGATACACGAGTGAGACCTGATGAGAAATTTACAATACGGCCACCATCTGCAAGAAGCGGCAGAAGGGTCTGAGTTAAGAAAAACACGCCTTTGACGTGCACATTGAACAGGCCGTCGAACTGAGCTTCTGTTGTTTCGGCGAAGTCTATCATTTCTCCGTGGCCGGCATTGTTTACCAGATGATTGAAAGTGGGGCTATCCCAAGTAGAATGCAAGGTCGAACGGACTGTCTCAGCAAAGGCCGCAAAGCTGGCGATGTTTCCAACATCGAGTTGTAGAGCGACTGCTTTACGCCCCAGAGCTTCGATTTCAGCAACAACAGACTTTGCTTCTTCTGCTTGGCTGCGATAGGTCAGGATGACATCACCGCCATGACGCGCAATACTGATGGCAGTATTGCGACCAAGTCCGCGGCTGCCGCCAGTGACGATTGAGATATTTGTCATTGTCAACTTCATCCTCTCAATAAACGTTATTAAATACACCGTTATCATAAAATATAAAGTTCACTTGAAGTCAAGAATTTTTTGGTAAAATAATAAGTATATAATTGAGCAGAGAAATTCTTAGAAATTCTTTGTTTTAATCATATTTACATCGTTATTTACAGCAAAAATACGGCGTATTAAGTTAGAAAAGCCAAGGAATTGCTTAAAGTATACTTTAACAGAAGGGGTTGAAGGTTTATTTTATGTTGACAATAAGTGAAGTAACTGAATTGACAGGAATAGCGGCTCCCACACTTCGATATTACGAAAAGGAGGGGCTGCTTCCACATGTGAAGAGAAATGAAAATGGGAAGCGGTTATATGACGAAGAAGATTTAAGCTGGATACACTTTGTTACTGCACTTCGGGCAACAGGAATGCCGATTGCCCAAATTCAGAAGTATGTATACTTGTATAAAGAAGGGGATTCGACGATTTCGGAACGAAAAGGGATGATGCTTCATCATAAAAAAGAAATTGAGAAGAGTATAAGGGAACTATATTTTAATTTGGACAAAATAAACTATAAACTTGCTCTATATGATGTATTAGAATCACAGATTGCACGGACTAACATAAAAATTTGACTTAAGCCTGTTTCCGAAATGCATACGGTATCAGCGTAAACGTCAATAGCCCCAGGCCTTAAACGGATGCAGTCCATTTTCCTTCGCCGTCTC
This window harbors:
- a CDS encoding Abi-alpha family protein, with product MDEKNIINELIEQVPDDIKEKSLAGAVSVLGILLKEPLIEVGHLLQDKIKAKRYSNMIDIIARAKDKLGKKGVSLNEPSLKVILPLLENSSLEDDEGLKDKWSSLLRNVLDESKANDPHLSFVNILNELTPKEAQILDYLYKNYGENSFDVFESGYLIESEFGIDFENFKVYLDNFIRLAIVENILDRELRDFLRNNKIYVEETREEYFRTFDVVSKEFNINGTNLNFTYLGKALLEACAL
- a CDS encoding DUF2971 domain-containing protein, with the protein product MLDEIPEGKAQRHLIYLVKGGLMNFHIRSPLVETTQLYRYMTFNQFVSLVEQRKFYLTRIQNWEDTWELPSFSIPTKIETGEITYDSKMGEKYLYGSCWTRLGESDAMWRIYAPQRDGIMIKTTVKKFETLEQLSNGYISTVYYYNDLLDGLGKTLSDRDFRRPYSLGLIKREAFSHENEVRFLYYDNPIAKLAEKLENDPTLDLSQPDEYPDYVYSSFNPIDFIEGITIDPRAEEWLVNTIMMYSKRAGFKINPQKSKLYSKDVYGETGYHFVRRTL
- a CDS encoding DUF5677 domain-containing protein, which produces MNITGSYKEYYNDALKQVLVDLEDEKNHENVQKLIEEFLTKATPIITESLKKSQGEMLEDHRLLRSEFEARLNRRWSKPLALLESLIIISLESGEAFYHECNSIATTESNLVFEVLIKIHARACQISCEILALLRSGFADGALSRWRTLHELSVLSFFICQHGDEIALMYLEYEYIERYYEMKEYVKYASRLGHDELNQEDIDNLVEIREELINKYGSDFEKSYGWTMKVLDKKNRNFKGVEESINLDYLRPYYKLACNYIHLGPKASSHSLSIIEGRNVLLTGSSNYGLADPGQNTCLSLTQITTCLLTLYPSYERLLTCRVMDAYLEEASELFVEVQKQIEKEEESDIEENVYE
- a CDS encoding helix-turn-helix transcriptional regulator produces the protein MISYKPLQKLLIDRDIKKQELLKMTGISSATMAKLNTNEYVSLEVIDKICAALECQPGDLLEHIPEHK
- a CDS encoding tautomerase family protein — translated: MPMIIVHAPEAAFDLKARQSIVGELTDFALECESLPKSPFVKSTVWTYFNLYDQDTVFMGEEEATTNVVSVQIFVIEGGLDSDAKMRLVEGASTIFGRQLGTSDLIPVYIIIHEVPEENWGIFGRKADLAAFRTSPIDAAAL
- a CDS encoding SDR family oxidoreductase, translated to MTNISIVTGGSRGLGRNTAISIARHGGDVILTYRSQAEEAKSVVAEIEALGRKAVALQLDVGNIASFAAFAETVRSTLHSTWDSPTFNHLVNNAGHGEMIDFAETTEAQFDGLFNVHVKGVFFLTQTLLPLLADGGRIVNFSSGLTRVSYPGFSAYSAAKGAVEILTIYMAKELGHRGITANTIAPGAIETDFLGGAVRDTPAYNDTFAAMVALGRVGVPDDIGPAVASLLGSDNRWVNAQRIEVSGGQNI
- a CDS encoding MerR family transcriptional regulator, which gives rise to MKVYFMLTISEVTELTGIAAPTLRYYEKEGLLPHVKRNENGKRLYDEEDLSWIHFVTALRATGMPIAQIQKYVYLYKEGDSTISERKGMMLHHKKEIEKSIRELYFNLDKINYKLALYDVLESQIARTNIKI